A window of the Leishmania mexicana MHOM/GT/2001/U1103 complete genome, chromosome 29 genome harbors these coding sequences:
- a CDS encoding putative ABC transporter encodes MIGAPWPPEAVFGNTVDRVASPAPVPERKTRIADALHLRLSRFVDKMSWGEKRRVQILHGMLYPATVYLLDECSTDIDVAERHTVLELVRQECEAKDGCCVYATHILDGIEGWATHLLLMEGGRVVDFKAVEKLTMPLEDYALQLMGKRAHAARGVDAVAAPSLSHRSSAAISTTSSACPTTCAAASPTSATADTPVTYWPQGKTGEEQSEVVINCAHLNYKDVFENLSFQVFRGERVLLCGGNGTGKSTLLNMLGGKQFFDNRHGSLSVLGKRCYDDMLLNALVSYGGDWWTAVPGGEVHVREMLQLCTSRAERLREMLAVDMDWDVRHISAGEQKRVQLLLHLLDDKPVVLLDEATTDLDVYQRHSLLQFLYEESVQRGVTVVYSTHIFGGLEGWANVVVLLDRTVRGAHAVWRASEAQPISLQRVVDTIVALKSREVF; translated from the coding sequence ATGATTGGTGCTCCATGGCCACCCGAGGCGGTGTTCGGTAACACTGTGGACCGCGTggcctcgccggcgccggtaCCAGAGCGCAAGACGCGCATCGCCGATgcgctgcacctgcgcctctccCGCTTCGTGGACAAGATGAGCTGGGGAGAAAAGAGACGGGTTCAGATACTTCATGGCATGCTCTACCCCGCCACCGTGTACCTCCTCGACGAGTGCAGCACCGACATCGACGTTGCAGAGCGGCACACTGTGCTGGAACTGGTACGGCAGGAGTGCGAGGCGAAGGATGGGTGCTGCGTGTATGCGACCCACATCCTCGACGGTATCGAAGGCTGGGCTACCCACCTGCTTCTCATGGAGGGAGGCCGCGTAGTGGACTTCAAGGCGGTGGAAAAACTCACCATGCCCTTGGAGGACTACGCGCTCCAGCTCATGGGCAAGCGCGCCCACGCCGCTcgcggcgtcgacgccgtggcggcgccgtcgctgtcgcacCGGAGTTCTGCGGCGATTTCAACGACGTCTTCAGCGTGCCCAACGACATGTGCAGCCGCCTCCCCAACCTCCGCGACAGCCGACACGCCGGTCACGTACTGGCCACAAGGGAAAACGGGCGAGGAACAGAGCGAAGTCGTCATCAACTGTGCGCACCTGAACTATAAGGATGTTTTTGAGAACTTGTCGTTTCAGGTGTTCCGCGGCGagcgggtgctgctgtgcggcggTAACGGCACCGGCAAGTCCACCTTGCTGAACATGCTTGGCGGAAAGCAGTTCTTTGACAACCGCCacggctctctctccgtgcttGGTAAGCGGTGCTACGATGACATGCTGCTGAACGCTCTTGTTAGCTATGGTGGCGATTGGTGGACTGCCGTGCCTGGTGGggaggtgcacgtgcgcgaaATGCTCCAGCTTTGCACCTCTCGTGCCGAGCGCTTGCGTGAGATGCTGGCCGTGGACATGGACTGGGATGTGCGGCACATCAGCGCTGGAGAGCAGAagcgtgtgcagctgctcttgCACTTGCTGGATGACAAGCCCGTCGTGCTGCTTGATGAGGCGACCACGGACCTGGACGTTTATCAGCGCCACAGCCTCCTGCAGTTCCTCTACGAAGAGAGCGTGCAGCGCGGGGTGACAGTCGTCTACTCGACGCACATTTTCGGAGGTCTGGAGGGCTGGGCCAACGTTGTGGTACTACTGGACCGGACCGTGCGCGGCGCTCATGCGGTGTGGCGCGCCTCTGAAGCGCAGCCCATCTCACTGCAGCGCGTTGTCGATACAATCGTTGCTCTCAAGTCGCGAGAGGTCTTTTGA